The nucleotide sequence GCTGGGAAAAATGATGAATATTGGCAAGCTCTATCGTAAAGTCGATCTCTCTGGAAAGGCTAATGGTGAATTCTTCTACAATAACAGTTGGTTGATGCCCTTGGATCTCTTCAAAATGATCTTCCATTAATCTGGCGATCTGGGCCAAAATCTCCAGGTCGACTGCAATGATCTTCTCCAGACCAGGGCGCTGAACCTTTACCACCACATCTTGTTGTGACGCTGCTTGGTTTTTTGGGGAACGCCTTGTGCTCTTGAGGGAGTCAGAGGCGATACGGGCAAGATGGACCTGTCCGATAGAGGCGGCAGCTAACGGCGTAACGGAAAAATCAGAGAAGATTTCTGTTGGATCTTTTCCCTGGTCCTCCCGGAAAATCTGCTGTACTTCTTGGTAGGAAAAGGGGGGGACATTATCCTGGAGTTTTCGTAACTCATCAAGATAATCAGGCGGAACAAAATCAGGACGGGTGGAAAGCAGCTGGCCGAGCTTGATAAAGGTAGGACCTAATTCCTCCAACCCCATGCGCAGACGTTCCGGCCGGGAATAGCGGAATATCTGCTCATGGGGCTTGCGGTTGATCATCTGCAGGCCGGTTTCCAGATAATGATCGATATGTAAATAATCGACCAGATCATGAAAACCGTATTTAAACAGAATCCGCAGGATCTGCCGGTATCGGGTAAGATGTCGGTAGGTGCGGTTAAGAGCACCAAGTTGCCTGATACTGACCATTAAACGTTATGCATCATTACTGCTTGATTCTGGATCTTCCTTGCTGTTTAAAGCAACCTGCAATTCTTCTATCTTGCGACGTAGTTCGGCAAGCTCGTCAGCAGTAGCAAGATCAAGTCCTTTAATGCGCTCTTCCACCTGACGGTTGAGCCAGAGTTCCAACTGGTCCCGAGCGCTGTCTGATCTTTTGAGCAGGTCGTCGACGAATTCTTTGCCTTCTTCCCTGGTCATATTACCACGTTCTACCAATTCGTTGCGGAGCTCATCCAGTTTGTCACGGGTGAGAAAAGCGGCTCCAACGCTGGTGTAAAGCAGGTTTTTGAGCAATTCTTTCATGGTGTATTCCTCCTTGGTGAGACAGTTTTGATTCACTGCGGACAATCCCGGAGATCGTCCTTTTTCAGTGTTTCTTTTTTGCTTCTATTTTTTGTCAATATCCCGATGGGATACAATTAGCTCGTCTTCGCTGTCGAGGTGTTTGGAGAGAATATTACGTAGGTATTCAACTACGGCAACGGAGCGGTGACGCCCTCCAGTGCAGCCGATTGCACAGCGCAGGCCCTCCCGTTTCCCTGCCTTATGCTGGATCAGTGTAAAGGCGAGGAGAGCAACAAGGTGCTGTAAAAATTCCCGAGCCTTTGCATTCTCCAGGGCATAGGTTGCCACTTGCTCTTCCTGGCCCGTATGTTCCCGCAGATGCTCATCCCAGTAGGGATTAGGGAGAAAACGAACATCCCAGACGATATTGGCATCAGGATAGCCGTGTTTAAAGCCAAAGGAAAAAAGGGTAATCTTCATAGCAAAGCTCCGGGGAAGCACCTCACCGCCCCCTTGGAGTAGGGGCG is from Candidatus Electrothrix sp. GW3-4 and encodes:
- a CDS encoding RNase adapter RapZ, coding for MKITLFSFGFKHGYPDANIVWDVRFLPNPYWDEHLREHTGQEEQVATYALENAKAREFLQHLVALLAFTLIQHKAGKREGLRCAIGCTGGRHRSVAVVEYLRNILSKHLDSEDELIVSHRDIDKK